One window of Oscillibacter hominis genomic DNA carries:
- the pgeF gene encoding peptidoglycan editing factor PgeF: MTFTMRTVGQPTFLTSPLLDRCGGVAHGFSTRLGGVSVPPWDSLNLGVGRGDDMDHVLENYRRFCGAIGVDAGRTVLSRQVHEDHVLIASEKDAGKGLFRERDYLTDAIITNVPGLALTVFSADCGTVLLYDPVTRCVGAVHAGWRGVANGVLRKTALEMGRVYGAKPEDLRAAFGPSIGQCCFETDDDVPQAMRAAFGNEAEPFFQRRGPKWHVDLKGLNARWLLDLGVPSGQVDICDLCTACRTDLFWSYRKVGNVRGAQAAMIALN, encoded by the coding sequence ATGACCTTTACCATGCGCACGGTGGGGCAGCCCACCTTCCTCACCTCCCCCCTGTTGGACCGCTGCGGCGGCGTCGCTCACGGCTTTTCCACCCGCCTCGGAGGCGTCAGCGTCCCGCCCTGGGACAGCCTCAACTTAGGCGTGGGCCGCGGCGACGACATGGACCATGTGCTGGAAAACTACCGCCGGTTCTGCGGCGCCATCGGTGTGGACGCCGGACGCACGGTCCTATCCCGCCAGGTCCACGAGGACCATGTGCTGATCGCCTCGGAGAAGGATGCAGGCAAAGGGCTGTTCCGGGAGCGGGACTACCTCACCGACGCCATCATCACCAATGTGCCGGGCCTTGCCCTGACGGTCTTTTCCGCCGACTGCGGCACCGTTCTCCTCTATGACCCCGTCACCAGGTGCGTGGGCGCTGTCCATGCCGGATGGCGCGGCGTGGCCAACGGGGTCCTCCGCAAAACCGCTTTGGAGATGGGCCGCGTCTACGGCGCAAAGCCAGAGGACCTGCGCGCAGCATTCGGCCCTTCCATCGGCCAGTGCTGCTTTGAAACCGACGACGACGTCCCCCAGGCTATGCGCGCCGCCTTCGGCAATGAGGCCGAGCCCTTTTTCCAGCGCCGCGGCCCAAAGTGGCATGTGGACCTGAAAGGGCTCAATGCCCGGTGGCTGCTGGACCTGGGCGTCCCCTCCGGCCAGGTGGACATCTGCGATCTCTGCACCGCGTGCCGGACAGACCTCTTCTGGTCGTACCGCAAGGTGGGGAATGTCCGGGGCGCTCAGGCGGCCATGATCGCGCTGAATTGA
- the secG gene encoding preprotein translocase subunit SecG: MTLAITILQLLCGLAITLIVLFQSGKSAGLSGSIGGVADSFMAKNQAKTMDAKLARATKWVGAVFIVLTLVLNILQ, translated from the coding sequence ATGACTTTGGCAATTACGATTCTTCAATTGCTCTGCGGCCTGGCCATTACTCTGATCGTCCTGTTCCAGTCCGGTAAGAGCGCCGGCCTGTCCGGCAGCATCGGCGGCGTGGCCGATTCCTTTATGGCGAAAAACCAGGCAAAGACCATGGATGCCAAGCTGGCCCGCGCCACCAAGTGGGTGGGTGCTGTTTTCATTGTGCTGACCCTGGTTCTGAATATTCTCCAGTAA
- the lexA gene encoding transcriptional repressor LexA: MPVLSKMQQKIYDFIESFVQDQGYPPSVREIGDAVGLKSPSTVHFHLKHLEELGVLQKSAGKGRALALVASPKKAVPEPAATLLPQEEAEHQIPIVGNVAAGSPILAEECIEDYLTFDTGGRGGECFALRVRGESMINAGILDGDLVVVRQQPDAVSGEIVVALLEDEATVKRLSRKNGQTWLLPENEAYQPIDGTYARILGKVMAVVRRY; the protein is encoded by the coding sequence ATGCCGGTGCTCTCTAAGATGCAGCAGAAAATTTACGATTTTATTGAATCCTTTGTACAGGATCAGGGCTATCCGCCCTCCGTGCGGGAGATCGGCGACGCAGTGGGCTTAAAATCCCCCTCCACGGTCCACTTCCATCTGAAGCACCTGGAGGAGCTGGGTGTGCTGCAAAAAAGCGCGGGCAAGGGCCGGGCCCTGGCGCTGGTTGCATCGCCGAAAAAGGCGGTTCCGGAGCCGGCTGCAACTCTACTCCCTCAGGAGGAAGCGGAACACCAGATTCCCATTGTGGGCAATGTGGCGGCCGGCAGCCCGATCCTGGCGGAGGAGTGCATTGAGGACTATTTGACCTTTGACACCGGCGGCCGGGGCGGCGAGTGCTTTGCCCTGCGGGTGCGGGGTGAATCCATGATCAACGCAGGTATCTTAGACGGGGACCTGGTGGTGGTGCGCCAGCAGCCCGATGCCGTGAGCGGCGAGATCGTGGTGGCGCTTTTGGAGGATGAGGCCACGGTCAAGCGGCTGTCCCGGAAAAACGGACAGACCTGGCTGCTGCCGGAAAATGAGGCCTATCAGCCCATTGACGGAACATATGCCCGGATTTTGGGCAAGGTTATGGCGGTTGTTCGCCGGTATTGA
- a CDS encoding RNA polymerase sigma factor has product MSPGGSYHRQRSAAGRWPATTNESFDQLVIQYERLVYTVCRQMVQDSAAAEDLTQETFLSAYTHRDSCPEGYAKQWLARIAVNKAKDYLQSAYRRRTVLPGDDALPLATAPPLESQAIARSEASAIANMIRAMKEPYRRVCVMALLEEKKPEEIALALGRPVKTIHTQLSRGKRLLREELERRERNGTIS; this is encoded by the coding sequence ATGTCTCCGGGCGGATCGTATCATAGACAGCGCAGCGCAGCAGGGAGGTGGCCGGCTACGACAAATGAATCCTTTGACCAGCTGGTCATCCAATATGAACGGCTTGTCTACACCGTCTGCCGCCAGATGGTGCAGGACAGTGCCGCAGCGGAGGACCTGACCCAAGAGACCTTCCTCTCCGCCTATACCCACCGTGACAGCTGTCCGGAGGGATACGCCAAGCAGTGGCTGGCCCGGATCGCCGTCAATAAGGCAAAGGACTACCTGCAAAGCGCCTACCGCCGCCGCACGGTCCTGCCCGGCGATGACGCACTGCCCCTGGCCACCGCCCCGCCTCTGGAGTCCCAGGCCATCGCCCGCAGCGAGGCATCCGCCATTGCGAATATGATCCGGGCGATGAAGGAGCCATACCGCCGGGTCTGCGTTATGGCCCTTTTGGAAGAAAAAAAGCCGGAGGAAATCGCTTTGGCCTTGGGCAGACCCGTGAAAACCATACATACGCAGCTCTCCCGCGGCAAGCGGCTGCTGCGGGAAGAATTGGAAAGGAGGGAGCGCAATGGAACTATTTCATGA
- a CDS encoding ABC transporter substrate-binding protein, with protein MRRIRLSAIVLAAALLLSGCWSEGETLPGDTTVIDSSAEPPEVEEPAALPEQFALPYLPDQTLDPITCADGIQQTVGALLYEGLFRLDETFAPQNSLCDEFSYQAETLTYTFTLRTGVTFSDGSGLTGEDVAAQLNRARTSDRYAARFDDVASITGSGNVVTVVLSSANTSLPSLLDIPIVKHGTEGNTVPLGTGPYLYMTDENGPYLRANPAWWGAKPAPAERIELVESPDMDTTLYQFTSHEIQLITADLTGAKTVSTTGSITFSDTDTTILQYVGLNVSRTLLSDAAVRRALSLGINRPTAVSAFLSGHGTPSQFPISPASSLYPTGLERAYSYEDFESALNTAGLNSGAHHTLTMLVNEENPFKVSVAKYIASSLSVCDLTVEVEVLPWEEFTAALSAGRFDLYYGEVRLSPDWDLSSLVGTGGTLNYGRYSDAATDQLLSAYGAAESRESAMDALCRHLQYQAPILPVCFKTTSVLTQSGVMEGLSPTATDPFHGLEGWAIHLAQ; from the coding sequence ATGAGACGAATCCGCCTGAGCGCCATCGTGCTGGCAGCTGCCCTTTTGCTCAGCGGCTGCTGGAGCGAAGGAGAGACTCTGCCCGGCGACACCACCGTGATCGACTCCAGCGCTGAGCCTCCGGAGGTGGAGGAGCCTGCCGCCCTGCCGGAGCAATTTGCGCTGCCCTACCTGCCGGATCAGACACTGGATCCCATCACCTGCGCCGACGGGATCCAGCAGACAGTGGGCGCCCTGCTGTACGAGGGGCTCTTCCGTCTGGACGAGACTTTCGCGCCCCAAAACTCCCTCTGCGACGAGTTCAGCTATCAGGCTGAAACGCTGACCTATACCTTTACCCTGCGCACCGGAGTGACCTTCAGCGACGGCTCCGGGCTCACCGGCGAGGACGTGGCCGCCCAACTGAACCGTGCCCGCACCTCAGATCGCTACGCCGCCCGCTTTGACGACGTCGCTTCCATCACAGGCAGCGGCAACGTGGTGACAGTGGTGCTCTCCTCCGCCAACACCTCCCTGCCCTCCCTGCTGGACATCCCCATCGTCAAACATGGCACAGAGGGCAACACAGTGCCCCTGGGCACCGGCCCCTACCTCTATATGACCGATGAAAACGGCCCCTATCTCCGGGCGAACCCGGCCTGGTGGGGCGCCAAACCCGCTCCGGCGGAGCGGATTGAGCTGGTGGAGTCCCCGGACATGGACACCACGCTCTACCAGTTCACCTCCCACGAGATCCAGCTCATCACCGCCGACCTCACCGGGGCCAAGACCGTCAGCACCACGGGGAGCATCACCTTCAGCGACACCGACACCACGATCCTACAGTACGTGGGGCTGAATGTCTCACGCACCCTGCTCTCCGACGCGGCGGTACGCCGGGCGCTGAGCCTGGGGATCAACCGCCCCACGGCGGTCAGTGCCTTTTTGTCCGGCCACGGCACGCCGTCCCAGTTCCCCATCTCCCCAGCTTCCAGTCTCTATCCCACTGGCCTGGAGCGCGCCTACTCCTATGAGGACTTTGAATCGGCCCTGAATACAGCCGGCCTGAACAGCGGGGCCCACCACACACTGACCATGCTGGTCAACGAAGAGAACCCCTTTAAGGTGTCGGTGGCCAAGTATATCGCCTCCTCCCTTTCTGTCTGCGACCTGACGGTGGAGGTGGAGGTTCTGCCCTGGGAGGAGTTTACCGCGGCCCTATCGGCCGGACGGTTCGACCTCTACTATGGTGAAGTCCGCCTCAGCCCGGACTGGGACCTCTCATCCCTGGTGGGCACCGGCGGAACGCTGAACTACGGCCGCTACAGCGACGCGGCCACGGATCAGCTTCTGAGCGCCTACGGTGCGGCCGAAAGCCGCGAGAGCGCCATGGACGCCCTTTGCCGCCATCTTCAGTATCAGGCGCCTATCCTCCCGGTGTGCTTCAAGACCACCTCCGTCCTGACCCAGTCCGGTGTGATGGAGGGCCTCTCCCCCACCGCCACCGATCCCTTCCACGGCCTGGAGGGGTGGGCCATCCACCTGGCCCAATAG
- a CDS encoding polysaccharide deacetylase family protein, producing the protein MRRILMIVFLLFVLMFPSPEPDAAASGEADVEVTYYVALTFDDGPRRITTERLLDGLRERGASATFFLIGEQIEENADVVQRMKAEGHQVGNHTWSHVKIEGMNQSAAQEEIRHTDQVLKELLGEDTYWLRPPYGLINQRERSWITVPMVQWSVDPEDWKYQNTDRVVSSVLNHVKPGSIILLHDTYPTSVDAALRIVDTLQGQGYEFVTVEELLALNGVAPQAGTMYVSADQSL; encoded by the coding sequence ATGCGCCGTATCTTGATGATTGTTTTTCTGCTTTTTGTGCTGATGTTTCCCAGCCCTGAGCCCGATGCCGCTGCCTCCGGCGAGGCGGATGTGGAGGTCACATACTATGTGGCGCTGACCTTCGACGACGGCCCCCGGCGCATCACTACGGAGCGGCTTTTGGATGGGCTGCGGGAGCGGGGGGCCAGCGCCACGTTTTTCCTGATCGGTGAGCAGATTGAAGAGAACGCGGATGTGGTGCAGCGGATGAAGGCCGAGGGGCATCAGGTGGGCAACCACACCTGGTCCCACGTGAAGATCGAAGGCATGAATCAAAGTGCGGCGCAGGAGGAAATCCGTCACACGGACCAAGTGCTGAAAGAGCTGTTGGGGGAGGATACGTATTGGCTTCGCCCGCCCTATGGCCTGATCAACCAGCGGGAGCGGAGCTGGATCACCGTGCCTATGGTACAGTGGTCTGTGGACCCGGAGGACTGGAAGTATCAAAATACGGACCGGGTGGTCTCCTCAGTTTTAAACCATGTCAAGCCCGGTTCCATCATCCTGCTTCACGACACCTATCCCACCTCTGTGGACGCGGCACTGCGGATTGTGGATACCTTGCAGGGCCAGGGCTATGAATTTGTCACCGTGGAGGAACTCCTTGCCCTGAACGGCGTGGCGCCTCAAGCGGGCACCATGTACGTCTCCGCCGACCAGTCCCTTTAA
- the secA gene encoding preprotein translocase subunit SecA, whose amino-acid sequence MGLFRKVFGTYSDRELKQIYPIVDKIEAMADEYHGLTDAQLSAKTAQFKERLQNGETLDDILPEAFATVREAADRVLGLRPYRVQLVGGIVLHQGRIAEMKTGEGKTLVATLPAYLNALSGNGVHIVTVNDYLAKRDSEWMGKVHRFLGLKVGLIIHGLDNKQRKAAYDADITYGTNNEMGFDYLRDNMAIYAQEQVQRGHSFAIVDEVDSILIDEARTPLIISGMGDKSTQLYDMAEMFVARLKKQVVTEVDNKEEEASDIDADYIVDEKARTAMLTARGISKAEEFFHVDNLSDPENSTLAHHVNQAIKAHGVMKKDIDYVVKDGEVIIVDEFTGRLMFGRRYSEGLHQAIEAKEHVTVARESKTLATITFQNYFRLYRKLSGMTGTALTEQEEFATIYNLDIIEVPTNRPNARVDNQDVVYKTENGKYRAVINQIKECHAKGQPVLVGTVSIEKNENLSKMLVKEGIPHNLLNAKNHEKEAEIVAQAGKFGAVTVATNMAGRGTDIMLGGNAEYLSKADLRKAGFSDEVIADATGYAETDNEEILEARKLYSERMAAHKQDIDAEADQVRAAGGLFIIGTERHDSRRIDNQLRGRAGRQGDPGETRFYISLEDDLMRLFGGERIQAMMEKVDLDEDTPIESKMLTRAIENAQTTVESRNFQSRKSVLEYDDVMNKQREIIYSQRQKVLDGMDIQPIIQGMVSTAIENHVNHAFGEQTALDIAGYREMLRSLEGTYFPKYAVKLSEEEIADKTAQDFIELFQSEAVKYYEQKEQEITSPIMRELERVVMLRVVDEYWMEHIDAMDDLKQGIRLRAYGNVDPVIAYKQESLSMFEEMIAAIQEETVRRLYSVRLKSNEEVKRERVAKGMVENVGGDGTAPKKQPRKVQKIGRNDPCPCGSGKKYKNCCGR is encoded by the coding sequence ATGGGTCTTTTCAGGAAAGTCTTCGGAACCTACAGCGACCGCGAGCTGAAGCAGATCTATCCCATTGTGGATAAAATCGAGGCCATGGCTGACGAATACCACGGTCTGACCGACGCGCAGCTCAGCGCAAAAACAGCACAGTTCAAAGAGCGCCTCCAGAATGGGGAAACGCTGGACGATATTCTTCCCGAGGCCTTTGCCACTGTCCGGGAGGCCGCCGACCGTGTACTGGGGCTTCGGCCCTACCGGGTACAGCTGGTGGGCGGTATCGTTTTGCACCAGGGCCGCATCGCCGAGATGAAGACGGGTGAAGGCAAGACTCTGGTGGCCACGCTGCCGGCTTACCTGAACGCCCTCTCCGGAAACGGCGTACACATCGTCACCGTCAACGACTACCTGGCCAAGCGCGACAGCGAATGGATGGGGAAGGTCCACCGCTTCTTAGGGCTCAAGGTGGGCCTCATCATCCACGGTCTGGACAACAAGCAGCGCAAGGCCGCCTATGACGCCGACATCACCTATGGCACCAACAATGAGATGGGCTTCGACTATCTCCGCGACAACATGGCCATCTATGCCCAGGAGCAGGTCCAGCGGGGCCACTCCTTTGCCATCGTGGACGAGGTGGACTCCATCCTCATCGATGAGGCCCGCACCCCGCTGATCATCTCCGGTATGGGCGACAAGTCCACCCAGCTCTACGACATGGCGGAGATGTTTGTGGCCCGGCTGAAAAAGCAGGTGGTCACCGAGGTGGACAACAAGGAAGAGGAAGCCTCCGACATCGACGCCGACTACATCGTGGACGAAAAGGCCCGCACCGCCATGCTCACCGCCCGGGGCATCTCCAAGGCGGAGGAGTTTTTCCATGTGGACAACCTCTCCGATCCGGAGAACTCCACCCTGGCCCACCACGTCAACCAGGCCATCAAGGCCCACGGCGTGATGAAAAAGGATATTGACTATGTGGTGAAGGACGGCGAGGTCATCATCGTCGATGAGTTCACCGGACGCCTGATGTTCGGCCGCCGCTACTCCGAGGGGCTGCACCAGGCCATCGAGGCCAAGGAGCACGTCACCGTGGCCCGGGAGAGCAAGACCCTGGCCACCATCACCTTCCAGAACTACTTCCGCCTCTACCGCAAGCTCTCCGGTATGACCGGTACGGCCCTGACGGAGCAGGAGGAGTTCGCCACCATCTACAACTTAGACATCATCGAGGTGCCCACCAACCGGCCCAACGCCCGCGTGGACAACCAGGATGTGGTCTATAAAACCGAAAACGGCAAATACCGGGCGGTCATCAACCAGATCAAGGAATGCCACGCCAAGGGCCAGCCCGTTCTGGTGGGCACCGTGTCCATTGAAAAGAACGAAAACCTCTCCAAGATGCTGGTCAAAGAGGGCATCCCCCACAACCTGCTCAACGCCAAAAATCACGAGAAGGAAGCGGAGATCGTGGCCCAGGCCGGCAAGTTCGGCGCCGTCACCGTGGCCACCAATATGGCCGGCCGCGGCACCGACATCATGCTGGGCGGCAACGCCGAGTACCTCTCCAAGGCGGACCTGCGCAAGGCCGGCTTCAGCGACGAGGTGATCGCCGACGCCACCGGCTACGCCGAGACCGACAACGAAGAGATTCTGGAGGCCCGCAAGCTCTATTCCGAGCGCATGGCCGCCCATAAGCAGGACATCGACGCGGAGGCGGACCAGGTCCGCGCCGCAGGCGGCCTCTTTATCATCGGCACGGAGCGCCACGACTCCCGCCGCATCGACAACCAGCTCCGCGGCCGCGCCGGCCGCCAGGGCGACCCCGGCGAGACCCGGTTCTACATCTCGCTGGAGGACGACCTGATGCGCCTGTTCGGCGGTGAGCGCATCCAGGCCATGATGGAGAAGGTGGACCTGGACGAGGACACCCCCATCGAGAGCAAGATGCTCACCCGCGCCATTGAAAACGCCCAGACCACCGTCGAGTCCCGCAACTTCCAGTCCCGTAAGTCGGTGCTGGAATACGACGATGTCATGAACAAGCAGCGTGAGATCATATACTCTCAGCGTCAGAAGGTCCTGGACGGCATGGACATCCAGCCCATTATCCAGGGCATGGTCTCCACCGCCATCGAAAACCACGTCAACCACGCTTTCGGGGAGCAGACGGCGCTGGACATCGCCGGCTACCGGGAAATGCTCCGCAGCCTGGAGGGCACCTACTTCCCCAAGTACGCGGTGAAGCTGAGCGAGGAGGAAATCGCCGATAAGACCGCCCAGGATTTCATCGAGCTGTTCCAGTCGGAGGCCGTCAAGTACTACGAGCAGAAGGAGCAGGAGATCACCTCCCCCATCATGCGGGAACTGGAGCGCGTGGTCATGCTCCGTGTGGTGGATGAGTACTGGATGGAGCACATCGATGCCATGGACGACCTGAAGCAGGGCATCCGCCTGCGTGCCTATGGCAACGTTGACCCGGTCATCGCCTACAAGCAGGAGTCCCTCAGCATGTTCGAGGAGATGATCGCCGCCATTCAGGAGGAGACCGTGCGGCGCCTCTACTCCGTGCGCCTCAAGAGCAACGAGGAGGTCAAGCGTGAGCGCGTGGCCAAGGGCATGGTGGAAAATGTGGGCGGCGACGGCACCGCGCCCAAGAAGCAGCCCCGCAAGGTCCAGAAGATTGGACGCAACGATCCCTGCCCCTGCGGCAGCGGCAAGAAGTACAAGAACTGCTGCGGCCGGTAA
- a CDS encoding RNA polymerase sigma factor: MWIAMGPQTTEQAGRAEQEELERLLAGIAQGDREALAELYCRTRAAVYAMALSFLKNAQDAQDVTQDAFVQVWDHAPQYRPQGSPMAWLLTIARNLSRMRLRQGDRRSELSEEAWDALPAAESGLSPEDRQMLQGALGALGDQERQVVLLHAVAGLKHREIAAVLELPLATVLSKYHRALKKMKVLLEGGEDQ, encoded by the coding sequence ATGTGGATCGCAATGGGACCCCAGACAACAGAACAGGCGGGCAGAGCGGAACAAGAGGAACTGGAAAGGCTGTTGGCCGGCATTGCCCAGGGTGACCGGGAGGCCCTGGCGGAGCTGTACTGCCGTACCCGGGCGGCAGTCTATGCAATGGCCCTCTCCTTCCTGAAAAACGCCCAGGATGCCCAGGACGTGACCCAGGACGCCTTTGTCCAGGTCTGGGATCACGCGCCCCAGTACCGCCCCCAAGGGTCTCCCATGGCATGGCTGCTGACCATCGCCCGGAACCTGTCGCGGATGCGTTTACGCCAGGGCGATCGCCGCTCAGAGCTGAGCGAGGAAGCGTGGGACGCCCTTCCCGCGGCTGAAAGCGGGCTCTCACCTGAGGACCGTCAGATGCTCCAGGGCGCACTGGGCGCCTTGGGAGATCAGGAGCGGCAAGTGGTTCTGCTCCACGCGGTCGCCGGCTTAAAGCACCGGGAGATTGCCGCCGTACTGGAGCTGCCCCTGGCCACTGTCCTGTCCAAGTATCACCGTGCGCTGAAAAAAATGAAAGTCTTATTGGAAGGAGGAGAGGACCAATGA